The following is a genomic window from Ignavibacteria bacterium.
AGCGCCACACCAAGCTCTTCTTTTGTGGTGTGTGCCGGCGTTGCGCCGCAGCAGTTCCAGTCCTCTACTTCATTAAGCTCTATATTAAGCTTTCTGCAAACTGCCTTAAGCGACATGCTGTATTCCTTTGCAGTCGAGTGCAGCGAACATCCCGGATAATAACCATAAGCCATTTGTTTTTTCTCCTAATGCTCTTTTTTTTCTTCTTTGGGTTCGAAGTAAGAGGAATTGTTGAATATATTTTTAATTTTTTCTTTGTTCTTTATACTCTGCGGAAAAAGCCCCAGCTTTCCTTTCTGCAGCATCACAGGTCCCAGCATGGCGTCTTTTAAGGGGGTCCTGTTTCTCAGGTTAAAGCTGATAGTCATTCCGAACTCAAAGAGGCGGCCGTTGGATTTAACTGAATCCAGAAACGCGCCCGAGAAATTCACCACTTCCTTCACAGCAGGCTTAACGCCCTCGCGCGAGGCCAGAATGCGCACTGTTTCCATAACTTTTGCAACGTCAATTTCCATTGGGCAGCGTTCGGAGCACGTGCTGCACGAAGCGCAAAGGTAAGGGGTTTTGGAATTTAAGACCGTTTCTTTCTGGTTTAACTGTATTAGCCTTATCAGCCTGGTAGGGGACTCTTGTGTAAATTGCGACACAGGGCATCCGGCAGAACACTTTCCGCACTGGTAGCAGTCGTAAAGGTTAAGGCCGCTTAAAGCCTCAATTTCATCTGCGAATTGACTGACGTTGTTGTCTAACTTCAACTGCATAATTGTACTCCGGATTTGTGATTTATTCAGATGCTGCAGTCCTATTTTTGTGCAGGAAACACACTAATCAGAAATTATAATCACACAGCCTTATACACCAGTCTAAAGTCAACTTAACGAAACATAATAACAGAATCTGCAACATATGGAAATGTATCAAATACTTTGCCTGAAAAATTAGAGCCAAATATCTTATTTCCGGTATAAAATCGAAGGGGGGAGTATACCGACAGCTTTAGTCTTTTCAATTTTGACTAAATTTCCTTACTAATTTTGAGAATTACCCGGAATTTCGGCGGATTTTTCAACCTGGTTTCCTCAGGGCAGTACAA
Proteins encoded in this region:
- a CDS encoding heterodisulfide reductase subunit C encodes the protein MQLKLDNNVSQFADEIEALSGLNLYDCYQCGKCSAGCPVSQFTQESPTRLIRLIQLNQKETVLNSKTPYLCASCSTCSERCPMEIDVAKVMETVRILASREGVKPAVKEVVNFSGAFLDSVKSNGRLFEFGMTISFNLRNRTPLKDAMLGPVMLQKGKLGLFPQSIKNKEKIKNIFNNSSYFEPKEEKKEH